The Pontibacter deserti region TCCACGTGTTCGTGACTTCAGAGGTGTAAATGATAAAGGCTTCGATGGTAGAGGTAATTATACTTTAGGTATCAAGGAGCAAATCATTTTCCCAGAGATAAGCATTGACAAAATTAAATCCATAAGTGGTATGGACATCACTTTCGTAACAACAGCTAACACTGATGAAGAAAGTTATGAGCTATTAAAAGCTTTTGGTATGCCTTTCACTAACATTAAAAAGTAAAAGCAATGGCTAGAGAAGCAGTAAAAGCTAGAGAGCTTAAAAGACAGAAAACGGTAGCGAAATTCGCTGCTAAAAGAGCTGAGCTAAAAGCTAAAGGAGATTATGAAGGCTTAGATAAATTGCCTAAAAATGCGTCTCCTATCAGATTGCATAACAGATGTAAATTAACTGGCCGTCCACGTGGCTATATGAGAAAATTCGGTATCTCACGTGTGACTTTCAGAGAACTTGCACTGGCGGGTAAAATTCCAGGTGTTACAAAGTCGAGCTGGTAATTTTTCTGATATCTATAGAATAGATAAAGAAAAATAATTATCTTTGCGGCTCGCTTATAAAAAAGCGTCATTATTTAAGTCATTCATAATGAACTCAGATCCAATAGCAGATTATTTAACTCGAGTGCGTAATGCTATAAAAGCAAACCACAGAATAGTTGAAATACCATCTAGCAAAATCAAAAAGGAAATAACAAAAGTACTGTACGATAAAGGATATATTCAAAGCTACAAATTTGAAGATTCTGCAGTACAGGGTACCATCAAAATAGCTCTGAAGTATAATCCTTCAACTAAACAATCTGCGATTGTTAAGTTAGAAAGAATCAGTAAGCCAGGGCTTAGAAAATATGCAGGTAGCGAAGAGCTTCCTCGTGTATTGAATGGTTTAGGCGTAGCTATCGTTTCTACTTCTAAAGGCGTGATGACTGATAAGGAAGCACGTACTCAGAAAATAGGTGGCGAAGTATTGTGTTATGTTTATTAATTAGGAGGAGAGACAATGTCACGTATAGGAAAATTGCCAATCAACCTGCCAAACAATACTGAAGTAACAGTTGACGATAAAAATGTTGTAACTGTAAAAGGTCCAAAGGGTTCTTTGTCTACTTTAGTTGATGCTGATATCACCGTTAGAAAAGAAGACAACCAGATCATCGTTGAGAGACCAACAGAACAGAAGCGTCATAAAGCAATGCATGGTCTTTACAGATCCCTTATCAATAACATGGTAATTGGAGTAAGTGAAGGTTATAAAGAGCAGCTTGAGCTTGTAGGTGTTGGTTATAAAGCATCTATTCAAGGTCAGGTACTTGAGCTTTCATTAGGTTATTCACACAACATATTCGTAGCACTACCAGCTGAGATAGCTGCAAACGCTGTGACTGAAAAAGGTAAAGCACCAGTTGTTACTCTAGAGAGCAATGACAAGCAGCTTTTAGGTCAGGTTGCTGCAAAGATCAGATCACTTCGTAAGGTTGAACCTTATAAAGGAAAAGGTATCCGATTTGTTGGTGAAGTTGTAAGAAGAAAAGCTGGTAAGACAGCATCTAAATAATCATCATCATGTCTGCTAACAAAGTACAAAGAAGATCAAGAATTAAGAAAAGCATCAGAAGAAAGATAGCTGGTACCTCAGAAAGACCTAGATTATCAGTTTTCAGAAGTAATCGTGTAATTTATGCACAGATTATAGATGATGTAGCAGGTGTTACACTTGCGGCTGCTTCCTCAGCAAAATTAGATGATGCTGCAAAAGCTAATGTTGAAACTGCTTCTAAAGTAGGTAAAGAGATAGCTTCTAAGGCCCTGGAGAAAGGTATTACACAAGTAGTATTTGACAGATCAGGTTACCTTTATCATGGTAAAGTTAAATCATTGGCTGAAGGAGCTAGAGAAGCTGGCCTTAAATTCTAAAATATTATGTTGAAGAACAATATACGTAGTGTAAAGGCTAGCGAAATCGAGTTAAAAGAGAGAGTAGTAGCTATAAACAGAGTTGCCAAGGTAGTTAAAGGTGGTAGAAGATTTAGCTTCGCTGCTATAGTTGTTGTTGGTGACGGTAATGGCGTTGTAGGTTACGGATTAGGTAAAGCTAATGAAGTAACTGATGCTATCGCTAAAGGTATTGATGATGCAAAGAAGAATCTTGTAAAGGTTCCTTTGTATCACCACACTGTTCCACATCCGATGGAAGGAAAATACTCTGGAGGTTATGTACTTGTTAAGCCAGCGGCTGCAGGTACTGGAGTAATTGCAGGTGGTGCAATGCGTGCGGTACTTGAAAGTGCGGGTATAAAAGACGTACTTTGTAAATCAAAAGGATCTTCAAATCCACATAACGTGGTAAAAGCAACTTTTGATGCACTTGCAAAAATGCGTGATCCGTTAGCTGTAGCTCAGCAAAGAGGTGTAAATTTACAGAAAGTATTTAATGGTTAATGTCATGGCTAAAGTAACTATAACACAAGTTAAAAGCATTATTGACAGACCTAAGAACCAGAAGCTAACAATACAAGCTTTAGGCTTAGGGAAAATCAATAAATCAGTAACTGTAGAGTATACTCCACAGATAGCTGGTATGGTTAATAAAGTTCAGAATTTGATCGAAGTAAAAGAACAATAAAATGTATTTACATTCATTACAACCTGCTGAAGGAGCAGTTAAGTCTAGAAAAAGACTTGGCCGTGGTACCGGATCTGGTAGAGGTGGTACTTCTACAAGAGGTCACAAGGGTGCTAAGTCACGTTCAGGTTATTCTCAGAAATCAGGATTTGAAGGTGGTCAAATGCCACTTCAAAGACGTGTTCCTAAGTATGGCTTTAAGAACATAAACAGAGTTGAGTATAAAGGTATCAACTTAGATGTTCTTCAGTCTCTTGCAGAGAGCACTGGTGAAACGGTTCTTAACTTTGAATTCTTCAAAGCTCATGGACTAGTTTCTAAGAACGATAAAGTAAAAGTATTAGGTAGAGGTGAGTTAAATAAAGCAGTAGAAGTACATGCTCATGCTTTTTCTCAATCAGCTACTTCAACAATCG contains the following coding sequences:
- the rpsN gene encoding 30S ribosomal protein S14: MAREAVKARELKRQKTVAKFAAKRAELKAKGDYEGLDKLPKNASPIRLHNRCKLTGRPRGYMRKFGISRVTFRELALAGKIPGVTKSSW
- the rpsH gene encoding 30S ribosomal protein S8; this encodes MNSDPIADYLTRVRNAIKANHRIVEIPSSKIKKEITKVLYDKGYIQSYKFEDSAVQGTIKIALKYNPSTKQSAIVKLERISKPGLRKYAGSEELPRVLNGLGVAIVSTSKGVMTDKEARTQKIGGEVLCYVY
- the rplF gene encoding 50S ribosomal protein L6, whose product is MSRIGKLPINLPNNTEVTVDDKNVVTVKGPKGSLSTLVDADITVRKEDNQIIVERPTEQKRHKAMHGLYRSLINNMVIGVSEGYKEQLELVGVGYKASIQGQVLELSLGYSHNIFVALPAEIAANAVTEKGKAPVVTLESNDKQLLGQVAAKIRSLRKVEPYKGKGIRFVGEVVRRKAGKTASK
- the rplR gene encoding 50S ribosomal protein L18, giving the protein MSANKVQRRSRIKKSIRRKIAGTSERPRLSVFRSNRVIYAQIIDDVAGVTLAAASSAKLDDAAKANVETASKVGKEIASKALEKGITQVVFDRSGYLYHGKVKSLAEGAREAGLKF
- the rpsE gene encoding 30S ribosomal protein S5, whose protein sequence is MLKNNIRSVKASEIELKERVVAINRVAKVVKGGRRFSFAAIVVVGDGNGVVGYGLGKANEVTDAIAKGIDDAKKNLVKVPLYHHTVPHPMEGKYSGGYVLVKPAAAGTGVIAGGAMRAVLESAGIKDVLCKSKGSSNPHNVVKATFDALAKMRDPLAVAQQRGVNLQKVFNG
- the rpmD gene encoding 50S ribosomal protein L30; this encodes MAKVTITQVKSIIDRPKNQKLTIQALGLGKINKSVTVEYTPQIAGMVNKVQNLIEVKEQ
- the rplO gene encoding 50S ribosomal protein L15, producing the protein MYLHSLQPAEGAVKSRKRLGRGTGSGRGGTSTRGHKGAKSRSGYSQKSGFEGGQMPLQRRVPKYGFKNINRVEYKGINLDVLQSLAESTGETVLNFEFFKAHGLVSKNDKVKVLGRGELNKAVEVHAHAFSQSATSTIEKAGGKTVAI